The genome window ATAAAAAGGGAGTTGGTTCTACAAAGAACGGACGTGACTCTGAGTCTAAAAGACTTGGTGCCAAAAGAGCAGACGGACAGTTTGTAAAGGCTGGAAACATCCTGTACAGACAGCGCGGAACCAAGATTCACCCAGGCGTGAATGTAGGACGCGGAGGAGACGACACCCTGTTCGCACTGGTTGACGGTGTTGTTCGTTTCGAAAGAAAAGGTAGAGATAAGAAACAGGTTTCTATCTATCCGGCAGCTGAATAAGCATGATTTCCATGAGGCTTCAAACTTTTAGTTTGGGGCCTTGTTTTGAATTGTGAGACGAAAGGAGAAGCCATATGTTTGCAGACAGAGCAAAAATCTATATCCGCTCCGGGAAGGGCGGCGATGGACACGCCAGCTTCCGGAGAGAACTTTACGTTCCCAACGGCGGCCCTGACGGCGGCGATGGCGGACGCGGCGGAGACGTGATCTTCGAGGTAGATAAGGGGCTTAATACCCTTTATGACTACCGGCATAAGACCAAATATAAAGCGCCTGACGGAGAGCAGGGCGGCAAGAGAAGATGTCACGGAAAAGACGCAAAAGATATCGTCCTTAAGGTCCCGGAAGGCACGATTATCCGGGAAGCCGAATCTAATAAAATTATCGCCGATATGTCTGGTGGGAAC of Roseburia hominis contains these proteins:
- the rpmA gene encoding 50S ribosomal protein L27, with the translated sequence MMKLNLQFFAHKKGVGSTKNGRDSESKRLGAKRADGQFVKAGNILYRQRGTKIHPGVNVGRGGDDTLFALVDGVVRFERKGRDKKQVSIYPAAE